Proteins found in one Camelus bactrianus isolate YW-2024 breed Bactrian camel chromosome 5, ASM4877302v1, whole genome shotgun sequence genomic segment:
- the RNPEPL1 gene encoding aminopeptidase RNPEPL1 isoform X1, whose product MAAQCCCRKAPGAEAAPARPPPEPPPALDVASASSAQLFRLRHLQLGLELRPEARELAGCLVLELCALRPAPRALVLDAHPALRLHSAAFRRASAAAAAAAATAATAATAEPPCAFAFSTPGPGSAPPPPLPAFPEAPGAEPACCPLAFRVDPFTDYGSSLTVTLPPELQAHQPFQVILRYTSTDAPAIWWLDPELTYGSAKPFVFTQGHSVCNRSFFPCFDTPAVKCTYSAVVKAPSGVQVLMSATQSTYVEEEGVYRFHMEHPVPAYLVALVAGDLQPADIGPRSRVWAEPCLLPTATSKLSGAVEQWLSAAERLYGPYMWGRYDIVFLPPSFPIVAMENPCLTFIISSILESDEFLVIDVIHEVAHSWFGNAVTNATWEEMWLSEGLATYAQRRITTETYGAAFTCLETAFRLDALHRQMKLLGEDSPVSKLQVKLEPGVNPSHLMNLFTYEKGYCFVYYLSQLCGDPQRFDDFLRAYVEKYKFTSVVAQDLLDSFLTFFPELKEQSVDCRAGLEFERWLNATGPPLAEPDLSQGSSLTRPVEALFQLWTAEPLDQAAASASTIDISKWKTFQTALFLDRLLDGSPLPQEVVMSLSNCYSSLLDSMNAEIRIRWLQIVVRNDYYPDLHRVRRFLESQMSRMYTIPLYEDLCTGALKSFALEVFYQTQGRLHPNLRRTIQQILSQGLGPGAEPSVEQGSAGADSEADADTPALLLGDEAPSSAISLRDVNVSA is encoded by the exons ATGGCGGCGCAGTGCTGCTGCCGCAAGGCGCCCGGCGCCGAGgccgcgcccgcccgcccgccgcccgaGCCGCCGCCCGCCCTGGACGTGGCCTCGGCCTCCAGCGCGCAGCTCTTCCGCCTCCGCCACCTGCAGCTGGGCCTGGAGCTGCGGCCCGAGGCGCGCGAGCTGGCCGGCTGCCTGGTGCTCGAGCTGTGCGCGCTGCGGCCCGCGCCCCGCGCGCTCGTGCTCGACGCGCACCCGGCCCTGCGCCtgcactcggccgccttccgccgcgcctccgccgccgccgccgccgccgccgccaccgccgccaccgccgccaccgccgAGCCGCCCTGCGCCTTCGCCTTCTCCACCCCCGGGCCGGGATCCGCGCCGCCGCCCCCGCTGCCCGCCTTCCCCGAGGCGCCGGGCGCGGAGCCCGCCTGCTGCCCGCTGGCCTTCAGGGTGGACCCGTTCACTGACTACGGCTCCTCGCTCACCGTCACGCTGCCGCCTGAACTGCAGGCGCACCAGCCCTTCCAGGTCATCCTGCGCTACACCTCGACCGACGCCCCCGCC ATCTGGTGGCTGGACCCGGAGCTGACCTACGGCAGCGCCAAGCCCTTCGTCTTCACCCAGGGCCACTCCGTCTGCAACCGCTCCTTCTTCCCTTGCTTCGACACGCCCGCCGTCAAGTGCACCTACTCAGCCGTCGTCAAG GCCCCGTCGGGGGTGCAGGTGCTGATGAGTGCCACCCAGAGCACCTATGTGGAGGAGGAGGGCGTCTACCGCTTCCACATGGAGCACCCTGTGCCTGCCTACCTCGTGGCCCTCGTGGCCGGGGACCTCCAGCCGGCAGACATCGGGCCCAG GAGCCGTGTGTGGGCCGAGCCATGCCTCCTGCCCACGGCCACTAGCAAGCTGTCAGGCGCGGTGGAGCAGTGGCTGAGTGCCGCCGAGCGTCTGTACGGGCCATACATGTGGGGCAG GTATGACATCGTCTTCCTGCCCCCCTCCTTCCCCATCGTGGCCATGGAGAACCCCTGCCTCACTTTCATCATCTCCTCCATCCTGGAGAGTGACGAGTTCCTGGTCATTGACGTCATCCATGAAGTGGCCCACAGCTGGTTTGGCAACGCCGTCACCAACGCCACGTGGGAGGAGATGTGGCTGAGCGAGGGCCTGGCTACCTATGCCCAGCGCCGCATCACCACGGAGACCTATG GTGCTGCCTTCACATGTCTGGAGACAGCCTTCCGCCTGGACGCCCTGCACAGGCAGATGAAGCTTCTCGGAGAGGACAGCCCGGTCAGCAAGCTGCAGGTCAAGCTGGAGCCAG GGGTGAACCCTAGCCACCTGATGAACCTGTTCACCTACGAGAAGGGCTACTGCTTCGTGTACTACCTGTCCCAGCTCTGCGGGGACCCCCAGCGCTTCGATGACTTCCTCCGA GCCTACGTGGAGAAGTACAAGTTCACCAGCGTGGTGGCCCAGGACCTGCTGGACTCCTTCCTGACCTTCTTCCCGGAGCTGAAGGAGCAGAGCGTGGACTGCCGGGCAG GGCTGGAGTTCGAGCGCTGGCTTAATGCCACGGGCCCCCCGCTGGCTGAGCCAGACCTGTCTCAGGGGTCTAGCCTGACCCGGCCGGTGGAGGCCCTCTTCCAGCTGTGGACTGCGGAGCCCCTGGACCAGGCGGCCGCCTCTGCCAGCACCATCGACATCTCCAAGTGGAAGACCTTCCAGACTGCACTCTTCCTGGACCGGCTCCTGGATGGGTCCCCGCTGCCCCAGG AGGTGGTGATGAGCCTGTCCAACTGCTACTCCTCCCTGCTGGACTCCATGAACGCCGAGATCCGCATCCGCTGGCTGCAGATCGTGGTCCGGAACGACTACTACCCCGACCTCCACAGGGTCCGGCGCTTCCTCGAGAGCCAG ATGTCCCGCATGTACACCATCCCGCTGTACGAGGACCTGTGCACCGGCGCCCTCAAGTCCTTCGCCCTGGAGGTCTTCTACCAGACGCAGGGCCGGCTGCACCCCAACCTGCGCAGGACCATCCAGCAGATCCTGTCCCAGGGCCTGGGCCCCGGTGCCGAGCCCAGCGTGGAGCAGGGCAGTGCCGGAGCGGACTCAGAGGCGGATGCGGACACACCAGCCCTGCTGCTCGGGGACGAGGCCCCCAGCAGCGCCATCTCTCTCAGGGACGTCAATGTGTCTGCCTAG
- the LOC123614868 gene encoding dual specificity phosphatase 28 codes for MDPEQAGRRGAAEAAPPPFVRVAPSLFLGSVRAVASPELLARAGVTLCVNVSRQQPGPRAPGVAEMRVPVFDDPAEDLLAHLEPTCAAMEAAVRAGGACLVYCKNGRSRSATICTAYLMRHRGLSLARAFQTVKSARPVAEPNPGFWSQLQKYEEALQSRSCQLGELSGPSES; via the exons ATGGACCCGGAACAAGCCGGACGCCGCGGAGCCGCTGAGGCGGCCCCGCCGCCGTTCGTGCGCGTCGCCCCCTCGCTCTTCCTCGGGAGCGTGCGCGCCGTGGCCTCGCCGGAGCTGCTGGCGCGCGCGGGCGTCACCCTGTGCGTCAACGTCTCGCGCCAGCAGCCCGGCCCGCGCGCGCCCGGCGTGGCCGAGATGCGCGTGCCCGTGTTCGACGACCCGGCTGAGGACCTGCTGGCGCACCTGGAGCCCACCTGCGCCGCCATGGAGGCCGCGGTGCGCGCCGGTGGCGCCTGTCTCGTCTACTGCAAGAACGGCCGCAGCCGCTCGGCCACTATCTGCACCGCCTACCTTATGCGTCACCGCGGCCTCAGCCTGGCGCGGGCCTTCCAG ACCGTGAAGAGCGCCCGCCCAGTGGCCGAGCCCAACCCGGGTTTCTGGTCGCAGCTCCAGAAGTACGAGGAGGCCCTGCAGTCCCGGTCCTGCCAGCTCGGGGAGCTCTCGGGCCCGAGTGAGTCCTAG
- the CAPN10 gene encoding calpain-10 isoform X2, with protein sequence MREPARELFRDAAFPASDSSLFSSFSTPLAQFREEITWRRPQEICATPRLFADNPQEGQVKQGLLGDCWFLCACAALQKSQHLRDQGDSASPGARERMCSGFPYWRRSTPSSGALGSFHAFIVSDLRELRGRAGQSILLLRIQNPWGRRCWQGPWREGGEGWSQVDAADRSELLSQLQEGEFWVEEEEFLREFDEVTIGYPVTEAGHLQSLYSGKALCHTQALPGAWVKGQSAGGCRNNSGFPSNPKFWLRVSEPSEVYVALLQRRGADGVARVRAPVGGPTSFPGKDYQAVGLHVWKVEKRRVSLPRALSAPPVAGTVCHAYDREVHLRCELAPGYYLAVPSTFLKDVPGRFLLRVFSSGRVSLSAIKPAAQSPAHREAPPAGEWETVRLRGSWRVGRTAGGSRNFASYPTNPCFPLSVPEGTGPRCVRITLRQHCQDSKCHPIGFHVFQVPADGGGLGAPSLLLQEPLLSCVPHCYTQEVSRLCHLSAGTYRIVPSTYLPDTEGAFTVTVETRIDRRSIHSQEMLGQLLQEASFMAVMKKT encoded by the exons ATGCGGGAGCCGGCCAGGGAGCTCTTCCGGGACGCCGCGTTCCCGGCCTCGGACTCCTCGCTCTTCTCCAGCTTCTCCACGCCGCTGGCCCAGTTCCGGGAGGAAATCACGTGGAGGCGGCCCCAG gaaatCTGTGCCACACCCCGGCTGTTTGCAGATAACCCGCAGGAAGGACAGGTGAAGCAAGGGCTGCTGGGGGACTGCTGGTTCCTGTGCGCCTGCGCCGCCCTGCAGAAGAGCCAGCACCTGCGGGACCAG GGAGACTCTGCTTCTCCCGGTGCCAGAGAGAGGATGTGTTCTGGCTTCCCTTACTGGAGAAGGTCTACGCCAA GTTCCGGGGCGCTGGGGTCATTCCACGCTTTCATTGTCTCTGATCTGCGAGAGCTGCGGGGTCGGGCTGGCCAGAGCATCCTGCTGCTGCGGATCCAGAACCCTTGGGGTCGGCGGTGTtggcaggggccctggagagaggG GGGCGAAGGGTGGAGCCAGGTGGACGCAGCCGACAGGTCCGAGTTGCTGTCCCAGCTCCAGGAAGGGGAGttctgggtggaggaggaggagttccTGCGGGAGTTTGACGAGGTCACCATCGGCTACCCAGTCACAGAGGCCGGCCACCTGCAGAGCCTCTACTCAG GAAAGGCTCTGTGCCACACTCAGGCGCTGCCTGGGGCCTGGGTCAAGGGCCAGTCGGCAGGAGGCTGCCGGAACAACAGTGGCTTCCCCAGCAACCCCAAGTTCTGGCTGCGGGTCTCAGAGCCGAGCGAGGTGTACGTCGCCCTCCTGCAGAGACGCGGGGCGGATGGGGTGGCCCGGGTCCGGGCACCGGTGGGGGGCCCCACGAGCTTCCCCGGCAAGGACTACCAGGCCGTGGGCCTGCACGTCTGGAAG GTGGAGAAGCGGCGGGTCAGCCTGCCCAGGGCCCTGTCGGCGCCCCCCGTGGCTGGCACCGTGTGCCATGCGTACGACCGGGAGGTCCACCTCCGCTGTGAGCTCGCCCCGGGCTACTACCTGGCCGTCCCCAGCACCTTCCTGAAGGATGTGCCGGGGCGGTTTCTGCTTCGGGTCTTCTCCAGCGGGAGAGTCTCCCTCAG TGCCATCAAGCCGGCGGCCCAGAGCCCTGCCCACCGGGAGGCCCCGCCCGCGGGTGAGTGGGAGACTGTGCGGCTGCGGGGCTCCTGGAGAGTCGGCCGGACAGCGGGGGGCAGCCGCAACTTTGCCTCCTACCCCACCAACCCCTGCTTCCCGCTGTCGGTGCCTGAGGGCACAGGCCCCCGCTGTGTCCGCATCACTCTGCGTCAGCACTGCCAGGACAGCAAGTGCCACCCCATCGGCTTCCACGTCTTCCAG GTTCCTGCAGATGGCGGGGGCCTGGGTGCGCCCTCCCTGCTGCTCCAGGAGCCTCTGCTAAGCTGTGTGCCGCACTGCTACACCCAGGAGGTGAGCCGGCTCTGCCACCTGTCTGCAGGGACCTACAGGATCGTGCCCTCCACCTACCTGCCAGACACAGAGGGGGCTTTCACGGTGACCGTGGAGACCAGGATAGACAG GCGCTCCATTCACAGCCAGGAAATGCTGGGGCAGCTTCTCCAGGAG GCCTCCTTCATGGCAGTCATGAAGAAGACCTAA
- the CAPN10 gene encoding calpain-10 isoform X1: MREPARELFRDAAFPASDSSLFSSFSTPLAQFREEITWRRPQEICATPRLFADNPQEGQVKQGLLGDCWFLCACAALQKSQHLRDQVFPPGQPSWLERTYRGSFTCRVWQFGHWVEVTIDDRLPCLAGRLCFSRCQREDVFWLPLLEKVYAKVHGSYEHLWAGQVADALVDLTGGLAERWNLKDLARTSGHQDRPVATECRTCRQLLGLKDRCLLSCSVLSPRTGSGALGSFHAFIVSDLRELRGRAGQSILLLRIQNPWGRRCWQGPWREGGEGWSQVDAADRSELLSQLQEGEFWVEEEEFLREFDEVTIGYPVTEAGHLQSLYSGKALCHTQALPGAWVKGQSAGGCRNNSGFPSNPKFWLRVSEPSEVYVALLQRRGADGVARVRAPVGGPTSFPGKDYQAVGLHVWKVEKRRVSLPRALSAPPVAGTVCHAYDREVHLRCELAPGYYLAVPSTFLKDVPGRFLLRVFSSGRVSLSAIKPAAQSPAHREAPPAGEWETVRLRGSWRVGRTAGGSRNFASYPTNPCFPLSVPEGTGPRCVRITLRQHCQDSKCHPIGFHVFQVPADGGGLGAPSLLLQEPLLSCVPHCYTQEVSRLCHLSAGTYRIVPSTYLPDTEGAFTVTVETRIDRRSIHSQEMLGQLLQEASFMAVMKKT; encoded by the exons ATGCGGGAGCCGGCCAGGGAGCTCTTCCGGGACGCCGCGTTCCCGGCCTCGGACTCCTCGCTCTTCTCCAGCTTCTCCACGCCGCTGGCCCAGTTCCGGGAGGAAATCACGTGGAGGCGGCCCCAG gaaatCTGTGCCACACCCCGGCTGTTTGCAGATAACCCGCAGGAAGGACAGGTGAAGCAAGGGCTGCTGGGGGACTGCTGGTTCCTGTGCGCCTGCGCCGCCCTGCAGAAGAGCCAGCACCTGCGGGACCAG GTCTTCCCTCCGGGACAGCCGAGCTGGCTCGAGCGGACGTACCGTGGCTCCTTCACCTGTCGAGTTTGGCAGTTTGGACACTGGGTGGAGGTGACCATAGATGACCGTCTGCCTTGTCTTGCAGGGAGACTCTGCTTCTCCCGGTGCCAGAGAGAGGATGTGTTCTGGCTTCCCTTACTGGAGAAGGTCTACGCCAA GGTCCATGGCTCCTATGAGCACCTGTGGGCAGGGCAGGTGGCGGATGCCCTGGTGGACCTAACGGGTGGCCTGGCAGAAAGGTGGAACCTGAAGGACTTGGCGAGAACTAGTGGCCACCAGGACAGGCCCGTGGCCACGGAGTGCCGGACCTGCCGGCAGCTGCTCGGCCTGAAGGACCGCTGTCTGCTAAGCTGCTCGGTGCTCAGCCCCAGAACAG GTTCCGGGGCGCTGGGGTCATTCCACGCTTTCATTGTCTCTGATCTGCGAGAGCTGCGGGGTCGGGCTGGCCAGAGCATCCTGCTGCTGCGGATCCAGAACCCTTGGGGTCGGCGGTGTtggcaggggccctggagagaggG GGGCGAAGGGTGGAGCCAGGTGGACGCAGCCGACAGGTCCGAGTTGCTGTCCCAGCTCCAGGAAGGGGAGttctgggtggaggaggaggagttccTGCGGGAGTTTGACGAGGTCACCATCGGCTACCCAGTCACAGAGGCCGGCCACCTGCAGAGCCTCTACTCAG GAAAGGCTCTGTGCCACACTCAGGCGCTGCCTGGGGCCTGGGTCAAGGGCCAGTCGGCAGGAGGCTGCCGGAACAACAGTGGCTTCCCCAGCAACCCCAAGTTCTGGCTGCGGGTCTCAGAGCCGAGCGAGGTGTACGTCGCCCTCCTGCAGAGACGCGGGGCGGATGGGGTGGCCCGGGTCCGGGCACCGGTGGGGGGCCCCACGAGCTTCCCCGGCAAGGACTACCAGGCCGTGGGCCTGCACGTCTGGAAG GTGGAGAAGCGGCGGGTCAGCCTGCCCAGGGCCCTGTCGGCGCCCCCCGTGGCTGGCACCGTGTGCCATGCGTACGACCGGGAGGTCCACCTCCGCTGTGAGCTCGCCCCGGGCTACTACCTGGCCGTCCCCAGCACCTTCCTGAAGGATGTGCCGGGGCGGTTTCTGCTTCGGGTCTTCTCCAGCGGGAGAGTCTCCCTCAG TGCCATCAAGCCGGCGGCCCAGAGCCCTGCCCACCGGGAGGCCCCGCCCGCGGGTGAGTGGGAGACTGTGCGGCTGCGGGGCTCCTGGAGAGTCGGCCGGACAGCGGGGGGCAGCCGCAACTTTGCCTCCTACCCCACCAACCCCTGCTTCCCGCTGTCGGTGCCTGAGGGCACAGGCCCCCGCTGTGTCCGCATCACTCTGCGTCAGCACTGCCAGGACAGCAAGTGCCACCCCATCGGCTTCCACGTCTTCCAG GTTCCTGCAGATGGCGGGGGCCTGGGTGCGCCCTCCCTGCTGCTCCAGGAGCCTCTGCTAAGCTGTGTGCCGCACTGCTACACCCAGGAGGTGAGCCGGCTCTGCCACCTGTCTGCAGGGACCTACAGGATCGTGCCCTCCACCTACCTGCCAGACACAGAGGGGGCTTTCACGGTGACCGTGGAGACCAGGATAGACAG GCGCTCCATTCACAGCCAGGAAATGCTGGGGCAGCTTCTCCAGGAG GCCTCCTTCATGGCAGTCATGAAGAAGACCTAA
- the RNPEPL1 gene encoding aminopeptidase RNPEPL1 isoform X2, which translates to MAAQCCCRKAPGAEAAPARPPPEPPPALDVASASSAQLFRLRHLQLGLELRPEARELAGCLVLELCALRPAPRALVLDAHPALRLHSAAFRRASAAAAAAAATAATAATAEPPCAFAFSTPGPGSAPPPPLPAFPEAPGAEPACCPLAFRVDPFTDYGSSLTVTLPPELQAHQPFQVILRYTSTDAPAIWWLDPELTYGSAKPFVFTQGHSVCNRSFFPCFDTPAVKCTYSAVVKAPSGVQVLMSATQSTYVEEEGVYRFHMEHPVPAYLVALVAGDLQPADIGPRYDIVFLPPSFPIVAMENPCLTFIISSILESDEFLVIDVIHEVAHSWFGNAVTNATWEEMWLSEGLATYAQRRITTETYGAAFTCLETAFRLDALHRQMKLLGEDSPVSKLQVKLEPGVNPSHLMNLFTYEKGYCFVYYLSQLCGDPQRFDDFLRAYVEKYKFTSVVAQDLLDSFLTFFPELKEQSVDCRAGLEFERWLNATGPPLAEPDLSQGSSLTRPVEALFQLWTAEPLDQAAASASTIDISKWKTFQTALFLDRLLDGSPLPQEVVMSLSNCYSSLLDSMNAEIRIRWLQIVVRNDYYPDLHRVRRFLESQMSRMYTIPLYEDLCTGALKSFALEVFYQTQGRLHPNLRRTIQQILSQGLGPGAEPSVEQGSAGADSEADADTPALLLGDEAPSSAISLRDVNVSA; encoded by the exons ATGGCGGCGCAGTGCTGCTGCCGCAAGGCGCCCGGCGCCGAGgccgcgcccgcccgcccgccgcccgaGCCGCCGCCCGCCCTGGACGTGGCCTCGGCCTCCAGCGCGCAGCTCTTCCGCCTCCGCCACCTGCAGCTGGGCCTGGAGCTGCGGCCCGAGGCGCGCGAGCTGGCCGGCTGCCTGGTGCTCGAGCTGTGCGCGCTGCGGCCCGCGCCCCGCGCGCTCGTGCTCGACGCGCACCCGGCCCTGCGCCtgcactcggccgccttccgccgcgcctccgccgccgccgccgccgccgccgccaccgccgccaccgccgccaccgccgAGCCGCCCTGCGCCTTCGCCTTCTCCACCCCCGGGCCGGGATCCGCGCCGCCGCCCCCGCTGCCCGCCTTCCCCGAGGCGCCGGGCGCGGAGCCCGCCTGCTGCCCGCTGGCCTTCAGGGTGGACCCGTTCACTGACTACGGCTCCTCGCTCACCGTCACGCTGCCGCCTGAACTGCAGGCGCACCAGCCCTTCCAGGTCATCCTGCGCTACACCTCGACCGACGCCCCCGCC ATCTGGTGGCTGGACCCGGAGCTGACCTACGGCAGCGCCAAGCCCTTCGTCTTCACCCAGGGCCACTCCGTCTGCAACCGCTCCTTCTTCCCTTGCTTCGACACGCCCGCCGTCAAGTGCACCTACTCAGCCGTCGTCAAG GCCCCGTCGGGGGTGCAGGTGCTGATGAGTGCCACCCAGAGCACCTATGTGGAGGAGGAGGGCGTCTACCGCTTCCACATGGAGCACCCTGTGCCTGCCTACCTCGTGGCCCTCGTGGCCGGGGACCTCCAGCCGGCAGACATCGGGCCCAG GTATGACATCGTCTTCCTGCCCCCCTCCTTCCCCATCGTGGCCATGGAGAACCCCTGCCTCACTTTCATCATCTCCTCCATCCTGGAGAGTGACGAGTTCCTGGTCATTGACGTCATCCATGAAGTGGCCCACAGCTGGTTTGGCAACGCCGTCACCAACGCCACGTGGGAGGAGATGTGGCTGAGCGAGGGCCTGGCTACCTATGCCCAGCGCCGCATCACCACGGAGACCTATG GTGCTGCCTTCACATGTCTGGAGACAGCCTTCCGCCTGGACGCCCTGCACAGGCAGATGAAGCTTCTCGGAGAGGACAGCCCGGTCAGCAAGCTGCAGGTCAAGCTGGAGCCAG GGGTGAACCCTAGCCACCTGATGAACCTGTTCACCTACGAGAAGGGCTACTGCTTCGTGTACTACCTGTCCCAGCTCTGCGGGGACCCCCAGCGCTTCGATGACTTCCTCCGA GCCTACGTGGAGAAGTACAAGTTCACCAGCGTGGTGGCCCAGGACCTGCTGGACTCCTTCCTGACCTTCTTCCCGGAGCTGAAGGAGCAGAGCGTGGACTGCCGGGCAG GGCTGGAGTTCGAGCGCTGGCTTAATGCCACGGGCCCCCCGCTGGCTGAGCCAGACCTGTCTCAGGGGTCTAGCCTGACCCGGCCGGTGGAGGCCCTCTTCCAGCTGTGGACTGCGGAGCCCCTGGACCAGGCGGCCGCCTCTGCCAGCACCATCGACATCTCCAAGTGGAAGACCTTCCAGACTGCACTCTTCCTGGACCGGCTCCTGGATGGGTCCCCGCTGCCCCAGG AGGTGGTGATGAGCCTGTCCAACTGCTACTCCTCCCTGCTGGACTCCATGAACGCCGAGATCCGCATCCGCTGGCTGCAGATCGTGGTCCGGAACGACTACTACCCCGACCTCCACAGGGTCCGGCGCTTCCTCGAGAGCCAG ATGTCCCGCATGTACACCATCCCGCTGTACGAGGACCTGTGCACCGGCGCCCTCAAGTCCTTCGCCCTGGAGGTCTTCTACCAGACGCAGGGCCGGCTGCACCCCAACCTGCGCAGGACCATCCAGCAGATCCTGTCCCAGGGCCTGGGCCCCGGTGCCGAGCCCAGCGTGGAGCAGGGCAGTGCCGGAGCGGACTCAGAGGCGGATGCGGACACACCAGCCCTGCTGCTCGGGGACGAGGCCCCCAGCAGCGCCATCTCTCTCAGGGACGTCAATGTGTCTGCCTAG